A genomic region of Candidatus Zymogenus saltonus contains the following coding sequences:
- a CDS encoding response regulator, which translates to MSRILVVDDEVVISMQLEERLSSMGYDVVGRASSGKEAVDKAKKLSPDLILMDIVMPGEMDGIDASRIVKEDLDIPVIFLTAFADDENIMKAKETEPFGYIVKPFQERALKAAIEVALYNKHVGVQLRRSERKYRTILESANDPMLIFEALNLGVIETNRRAQEFFGISNDRFSEMDVSRLFPEDEIKNFNKLIKKLLKSKKPVLENFFVMGDNREVVPVEVSACAASLEDEVVIIAILRDITKRELADWEKKILVELKRSIEKAKRLSGIIPICAVCKKIRNKEGKWIQLEVFIRDNSEADFSHGICPDCKATYYSSYE; encoded by the coding sequence ATGTCCAGGATACTGGTAGTTGATGATGAAGTTGTAATCTCGATGCAGCTTGAGGAGAGGTTGTCATCCATGGGATACGATGTTGTGGGCAGGGCGTCCTCGGGGAAAGAGGCGGTGGATAAGGCGAAAAAACTGAGTCCGGATCTTATTCTCATGGACATCGTCATGCCCGGGGAAATGGACGGGATCGATGCGTCCAGAATTGTCAAGGAGGACCTCGATATACCGGTTATATTTCTTACCGCCTTTGCCGACGACGAAAACATCATGAAGGCGAAAGAGACCGAGCCCTTCGGATATATAGTCAAGCCGTTTCAGGAGAGAGCGCTGAAGGCGGCAATAGAGGTGGCGCTCTACAACAAACACGTCGGCGTTCAACTTCGTCGATCCGAGCGGAAATACCGTACGATTCTCGAGAGCGCAAACGATCCGATGCTGATCTTTGAAGCTTTAAACCTTGGGGTAATCGAAACGAACAGAAGGGCTCAGGAGTTCTTCGGTATATCAAACGATAGATTTTCTGAGATGGACGTCTCGAGGCTCTTCCCCGAAGATGAGATCAAAAACTTCAATAAGCTTATCAAAAAACTTCTAAAAAGCAAAAAGCCGGTTTTGGAAAACTTTTTTGTAATGGGCGATAATAGGGAAGTTGTCCCGGTCGAGGTCAGCGCGTGTGCGGCGAGCCTCGAGGACGAGGTTGTGATTATAGCGATATTGAGGGACATTACGAAGCGGGAACTTGCCGACTGGGAGAAGAAGATACTGGTGGAGCTGAAGAGATCTATAGAAAAGGCGAAGAGGCTCAGCGGGATAATCCCCATCTGCGCCGTCTGCAAGAAGATCAGAAACAAAGAGGGGAAATGGATTCAACTCGAGGTTTTTATCAGGGACAACTCCGAGGCCGACTTTTCTCACGGCATCTGTCCGGACTGTAAGGCCACATACTATTCATCTTATGAATAG
- a CDS encoding PAS domain S-box protein, whose translation MRKKHINVLLIEDDLGYARLIENMIKDAKGKSFTVEHRPSLDKGIKRLAEGGIDVVLLDLLLSDSGGLSTFLTIRDRAGNTPIVVLTSVEDEVTATEAVTRGAQDYLFKREITPGLLVRALSYAVLRVETEAKLSESKLKIRAQYMGIPIPTYTWQKRKEGFILINYNDAALTATDGKISNYLGMAASEIFDKDKEILRDLYNCYRRKSTVKREMTGGCDILGKGRHLALSYTYVPPDLVLLHTEDVTGRVGTEASLKESEGRNKALLKTLPDIVFRISRDGKFLDFHSTGLESLSARPEKIIGRRIEEILSEYMSERLMGSVKSCLESGDVQVMECRMPMLVKGSKDFEARTAVSGEDEVLILLRDITDRKKLDKALKFQGAVTEQVSDAIIVTDADLKIVYANGTARKMYGYSEEELLGKGIDSLDAEQVSERDRKKMYGKVSSGKTWAGEKKNLRKDGTAFDSEFKITPLFDSSGKTASYVVVVSEVTFRKKWVEKIIGAAQEWQTTFDSFSDKISIIDRNHCYIKVNMAFAKSLNRHPRDIVGKLCYELEHGLKAPLPDCPHTKVIRTKKPVVIQGFDQETGVYTEATISPIFDNGKDVIATVNFTKDITERKLAEQKIKQSLDEKEILLKEVHHRVKNNLQIISGLLDMDMMRMGGRDSFELFNDARSRIHTMALIHSQLYQSERFDKINLVKHTQDLINYISVVHAKRNANIIPVIEDFDVTIPVTQAIPLSLILNELFTNAYKHAFGEGERGTLECTIRESDEGVITVVVKDNGVGLPEGFDINEVDGLGLRLVRNLVREQLMGDIFVESGDSGTQFVIKFSALKEEGKYVQDTGS comes from the coding sequence ATGAGAAAGAAGCATATTAATGTGTTGTTGATAGAGGACGACCTCGGCTATGCCCGGCTGATCGAGAATATGATAAAAGACGCCAAGGGGAAGTCCTTTACCGTGGAGCATAGACCAAGTCTTGACAAGGGGATAAAACGCTTGGCGGAGGGGGGAATCGACGTGGTGCTGTTGGATCTGCTGTTGTCCGACAGCGGGGGTCTCTCGACGTTTCTCACCATTAGGGACAGGGCCGGGAACACGCCGATCGTGGTTCTTACGTCGGTCGAAGATGAGGTGACCGCCACGGAGGCGGTTACGAGGGGTGCACAGGACTACCTTTTCAAGAGGGAGATTACACCGGGACTCCTCGTCAGGGCGCTCTCATATGCGGTCTTGAGGGTGGAGACCGAGGCGAAGCTGAGTGAGTCGAAGCTGAAGATTAGGGCCCAATATATGGGGATTCCGATCCCCACATATACATGGCAAAAGAGGAAGGAGGGTTTTATCCTTATTAACTACAACGACGCCGCCTTAACGGCCACCGATGGAAAGATCTCCAATTATCTGGGAATGGCGGCAAGCGAGATATTCGATAAAGACAAGGAGATATTGAGGGACCTGTACAACTGCTACAGAAGGAAGTCAACGGTGAAGCGGGAGATGACCGGGGGATGCGATATTCTCGGGAAGGGAAGACACCTCGCTTTAAGCTATACATACGTTCCCCCGGACCTCGTTTTGCTCCATACCGAGGATGTCACCGGGCGGGTTGGTACCGAGGCGTCGCTGAAGGAGAGCGAAGGGAGAAACAAGGCCCTTTTAAAGACGCTTCCGGACATTGTCTTTCGTATCTCAAGGGACGGCAAATTCCTGGATTTTCACAGCACCGGTTTGGAAAGCCTTTCCGCAAGGCCGGAGAAGATTATAGGAAGGAGGATTGAAGAGATACTGTCCGAATATATGAGTGAAAGGCTTATGGGCTCTGTCAAAAGCTGTCTCGAAAGCGGGGATGTTCAGGTAATGGAGTGCCGGATGCCGATGCTCGTGAAGGGGTCTAAGGACTTTGAGGCCAGGACGGCTGTGAGCGGAGAAGACGAGGTCTTGATCCTCTTGCGCGACATCACGGATCGGAAGAAGCTTGACAAGGCCTTGAAGTTTCAAGGCGCCGTCACAGAACAGGTATCCGATGCCATAATCGTAACCGACGCCGATCTGAAAATCGTATATGCCAACGGCACAGCAAGGAAGATGTACGGCTATTCGGAGGAGGAGCTTTTGGGCAAAGGCATCGATTCGCTGGATGCGGAGCAGGTTTCGGAGCGGGACCGGAAAAAGATGTACGGCAAGGTTTCTTCCGGTAAAACATGGGCGGGGGAGAAGAAAAACTTGAGAAAGGACGGCACCGCCTTTGATTCCGAGTTTAAGATAACCCCCCTGTTTGATAGCAGCGGCAAAACAGCGTCGTATGTCGTTGTCGTAAGCGAAGTAACCTTTCGCAAGAAATGGGTGGAGAAGATCATAGGGGCAGCCCAGGAATGGCAGACTACCTTCGATTCCTTCTCCGACAAGATATCGATAATAGATAGAAATCATTGTTACATAAAGGTGAACATGGCCTTCGCCAAATCCCTGAACAGGCATCCAAGGGACATTGTTGGAAAACTCTGTTACGAGCTCGAGCACGGATTGAAGGCGCCCTTGCCCGACTGCCCTCATACAAAGGTTATCAGGACAAAAAAGCCCGTTGTAATACAGGGGTTTGATCAAGAGACGGGGGTATATACAGAGGCGACCATATCGCCCATTTTTGACAACGGTAAAGATGTCATTGCCACGGTGAATTTTACTAAGGATATAACGGAAAGGAAGTTGGCCGAGCAGAAGATAAAACAGTCTCTTGATGAAAAGGAGATTCTCTTGAAGGAGGTTCATCACAGGGTCAAAAACAACCTGCAGATCATATCGGGACTTCTCGATATGGACATGATGAGGATGGGCGGCAGGGACAGTTTCGAGCTGTTCAATGACGCCCGCTCGCGGATTCACACGATGGCCCTTATTCATTCCCAGCTCTACCAGAGCGAGAGATTCGATAAAATAAACCTTGTTAAACACACCCAAGACCTGATAAACTACATTTCCGTGGTCCACGCAAAGAGAAACGCGAATATAATTCCAGTTATCGAGGACTTTGACGTTACAATTCCCGTGACCCAGGCCATTCCTCTAAGCCTGATACTGAATGAGCTGTTTACGAACGCCTACAAACACGCGTTCGGAGAGGGGGAAAGGGGGACCCTTGAGTGCACGATCAGGGAATCCGACGAGGGCGTTATTACGGTCGTGGTTAAGGATAACGGTGTGGGATTGCCAGAGGGATTTGATATTAACGAGGTCGATGGCTTGGGTCTCAGGCTTGTCAGGAACCTCGTCAGGGAACAGCTGATGGGAGATATATTTGTAGAATCAGGCGACAGTGGAACTCAATTTGTGATTAAGTTTAGTGCGCTCAAGGAGGAGGGCAAATATGTCCAGGATACTGGTAGTTGA
- a CDS encoding protein kinase — MARKRIGNYEIIEEIGEGGMGIVYKAKQEGLDRIVALKVLLPNLSRKKGFVERFMREARNAAKLDHPNIVTIFEVGTDDDSYFFSMKFVEGEDLADILLKGLLPLKDAVDLTCQIADGLSHAHQIGVIHRDIKPANIIVDKKGRAVITDFGIARAAWEEKLTVTGQSIGTIEYMSHEQFEGSSNLDQRTDVYSLGATFYRMITGASPYPGDTTQEIMYKKIKGDYPEPTKVNPSLPPWVDGVIAKAMEQSRNKRFKTANEFAEALRVGLAGELPKEMYAPPKAVAAVVESKEEPVSVRDEKTIVSSKGGETLAAEPPGDRIKPEAKGESVVITAIGIGALIFLIIVGVVLGLVVKFYFKGKAEGPAISTPSTLPPVETPVPVEEPAPAPEPSPRYGYITGDRVNIRSGPGVSNSVVTKLNRGDGVNILEKKLSGSENEGKLWYNTTVRLDGGGGKTLNKGHAVTVLRETSSEYYVRFRITERNETYYGYVNKGNVKLFTYDYWYKIETSGGTTGWVIDDYVNVTDW; from the coding sequence ATGGCACGGAAGCGAATAGGCAATTACGAAATAATAGAGGAGATAGGCGAGGGGGGAATGGGGATCGTCTACAAGGCGAAGCAGGAGGGGCTTGACAGGATCGTGGCCCTCAAGGTTCTGCTGCCCAATCTCTCCAGGAAGAAAGGTTTTGTGGAGCGCTTCATGCGGGAGGCGAGAAACGCCGCCAAGCTTGATCACCCGAACATAGTGACCATCTTCGAGGTGGGGACCGACGATGATTCCTATTTCTTCTCTATGAAGTTCGTCGAGGGCGAAGACCTGGCCGATATCTTGTTAAAGGGCCTCCTCCCCTTGAAGGATGCGGTGGATCTGACTTGCCAGATAGCGGACGGCCTCTCCCACGCCCATCAGATCGGCGTGATCCACAGGGACATCAAGCCGGCGAATATCATCGTGGACAAAAAAGGAAGGGCGGTCATAACCGACTTCGGGATCGCCCGGGCCGCCTGGGAGGAGAAGCTCACGGTCACCGGCCAGTCGATCGGAACGATAGAATATATGAGTCACGAGCAGTTCGAGGGGAGCTCCAACCTCGATCAGAGGACCGATGTCTACTCGCTGGGGGCGACCTTCTACCGCATGATCACGGGGGCCTCTCCCTATCCTGGGGATACCACCCAGGAGATCATGTACAAAAAGATCAAGGGGGATTACCCCGAGCCCACGAAGGTAAATCCCTCCCTCCCCCCCTGGGTAGACGGCGTCATCGCAAAGGCGATGGAGCAGAGTCGTAACAAGCGATTTAAAACCGCAAACGAGTTTGCTGAGGCCTTGAGGGTGGGACTTGCGGGCGAGCTGCCGAAGGAGATGTACGCACCACCCAAGGCGGTGGCTGCGGTTGTGGAATCGAAGGAGGAGCCGGTCTCCGTCAGGGATGAAAAGACGATTGTGTCATCGAAGGGCGGCGAAACTTTAGCGGCCGAACCACCCGGAGATAGGATAAAACCGGAGGCAAAGGGAGAGAGCGTGGTGATAACAGCAATCGGTATCGGCGCCCTCATATTCCTCATTATTGTGGGCGTGGTTTTAGGTCTGGTCGTAAAGTTCTATTTCAAGGGGAAGGCGGAGGGCCCGGCCATATCCACACCAAGTACGTTGCCGCCGGTGGAGACCCCGGTGCCCGTAGAGGAGCCGGCTCCCGCCCCGGAGCCGTCCCCGAGGTACGGATATATTACCGGCGACAGGGTCAATATCAGATCGGGACCCGGCGTAAGCAACAGCGTGGTTACAAAACTCAACAGGGGTGACGGCGTGAACATCCTCGAAAAGAAACTGTCCGGGAGTGAAAACGAGGGAAAGCTCTGGTACAATACGACCGTAAGGCTCGACGGCGGCGGAGGAAAGACGCTGAACAAGGGGCACGCCGTTACGGTCTTGAGAGAGACCAGTTCCGAGTATTACGTGAGATTTAGGATTACCGAAAGGAACGAGACCTACTACGGTTACGTAAACAAGGGGAACGTCAAGCTCTTTACCTACGATTACTGGTACAAGATAGAAACTTCGGGGGGAACCACCGGGTGGGTGATCGACGACTACGTAAATGTTACGGATTGGTAA
- a CDS encoding PQQ-binding-like beta-propeller repeat protein: protein MSDGIRSREGGRSFVMVMTSAAIVAALAINVLTLLPEKRYIRIPGFLSGPVEGGDNSDSGGMVFGGDEVGAPIPYVPMFRGNFLHTGFYEGPTIAPPSEVFWKRKIGGPLYSSPLVREGLVYFGSADGNIYAVDGRTGDELWRFQTGGKIFSSPAYGRRMIYIGSSDSILYAISIKKGDESFRFETKDCITSSPALYGGSLFFGSWDGNLYAVNEKKAEKRWSFKTGGWILSSPAVGLGMVYVGSNDDSLYALSAKSGELLWRFETGGDVVSSPGIFNGVVYFGSFDGFLYAVDAFKGGLLWRFRTGGGVTSSPTISGGILKKAKKGEGGDGSGAMVYFGSLDGNLYALNAATGEEAWWFTTGGAVVSSPVVLDGAVIFGSDDGHLYTLDSKTGSLLSKLKVGGAVKASPAVARVDSNSTIYFGGGDGFLYAVR, encoded by the coding sequence ATGTCTGACGGGATACGGTCAAGGGAGGGCGGCCGCTCTTTCGTTATGGTCATGACCTCTGCGGCGATTGTGGCGGCCCTGGCGATAAATGTGCTGACCTTGCTGCCGGAGAAAAGATATATTCGCATTCCCGGTTTTCTTAGCGGTCCCGTCGAGGGGGGCGATAATTCCGATAGCGGTGGGATGGTTTTTGGTGGGGATGAGGTCGGCGCTCCCATTCCGTATGTGCCGATGTTTCGGGGAAACTTCCTCCACACCGGTTTCTACGAAGGTCCGACGATCGCCCCGCCATCGGAGGTTTTTTGGAAGAGGAAGATAGGAGGTCCCCTCTATTCATCTCCCCTGGTCAGGGAGGGGCTGGTGTACTTCGGGAGTGCGGACGGCAATATATACGCCGTTGACGGAAGGACCGGCGACGAGCTTTGGCGGTTTCAAACGGGGGGGAAGATATTCTCGTCGCCTGCGTACGGCAGGAGGATGATATATATAGGATCAAGCGACAGTATCCTCTATGCTATATCGATCAAGAAAGGAGATGAATCCTTTCGGTTCGAGACCAAGGACTGCATAACGTCTTCCCCGGCGCTTTACGGAGGCTCGCTCTTTTTTGGGAGCTGGGACGGCAACCTTTACGCCGTAAACGAAAAAAAGGCGGAGAAGCGGTGGAGCTTCAAAACCGGCGGTTGGATCCTCTCGTCGCCGGCGGTGGGGTTGGGCATGGTTTACGTGGGAAGCAACGACGACAGCCTCTACGCCCTCTCGGCCAAGTCCGGGGAGCTACTCTGGCGCTTCGAGACTGGTGGTGACGTGGTCTCGTCTCCTGGGATATTCAACGGGGTCGTCTACTTCGGGAGCTTCGACGGATTCCTCTATGCCGTGGATGCCTTTAAGGGAGGGCTTCTCTGGCGTTTTCGGACCGGGGGCGGGGTCACCTCTTCCCCCACAATATCGGGGGGAATATTAAAAAAGGCAAAAAAAGGGGAGGGGGGCGACGGATCGGGTGCGATGGTCTATTTCGGGAGCTTAGACGGAAACCTCTACGCCCTGAATGCGGCCACGGGAGAGGAGGCCTGGTGGTTTACGACCGGGGGGGCGGTGGTCTCATCGCCGGTCGTCTTGGATGGGGCGGTCATCTTCGGGAGCGACGACGGCCACCTCTACACCCTTGACTCGAAGACCGGGAGCCTCCTTTCCAAGCTTAAGGTCGGAGGCGCCGTGAAGGCGTCTCCCGCGGTGGCGAGAGTGGATTCCAACTCCACAATATATTTCGGCGGGGGCGACGGCTTCCTCTACGCGGTCAGGTAG
- a CDS encoding diguanylate cyclase, whose amino-acid sequence MKDGPTLVLLVEDDQVYANLIREIFEDTVTASFDLLHAESIEKAIKYLAKKDVGIILLDLMLPDSSGLDTFLKIKGEAAEIPIVIITSLDDEKLALEALNKGADEYLFKIDVRPDNLIRSLRYVMERRKAGEEIRNSEEKLRTLFMGFPLPSYTWRLSDGDFILVDYNRAAREITGGKIDEMLNIRAEELHSDKPEIVREIARCLKKNIVIKKDYEYSYRSLKKTRFLTVTMMPASPESVFVFTEDITDRKKAEEELKKSRDNLEVDIKKRMKELSEINEKLELEIEERKKVEEALRKSEEQFKRMIEQSPFSIQVMNTEGKIVNVNRSWEKLWEGSLDDLKDYNILEDEQLERLGVMSYVERAFSGEETVIPPVEYVTTESPKIVKRWVEGYFYPVRDSEGEINSIILISRDITEQKETERTMRISDWAMKSSISAIVLFDLNGIVTYVNPSFLNMWGYDDISEVIGLSWEEIWYDEGRIRESIDSQDGMESWVGEVLARKKDGSLFNVQLSASLVIDEEEKPISIMGSLVDITNRKKLEEELWTLSITDSLTGLYNQRYFYRKIEEEAAKARRMSYPICLMIFDLDNFKQYNDRYGHQKGDDVLREIGEITKKSVRRESDAAFRYGGDEFAVILPNAKKEDALEVAKRIEREVSKTFKDIGISFGIEILTEDIAIEEFIRAADVAMYREKGYKTNDKKKV is encoded by the coding sequence ATGAAAGATGGACCGACATTAGTCCTCCTCGTCGAGGATGATCAGGTATACGCGAATCTGATTAGAGAGATATTCGAGGACACGGTGACGGCTTCGTTCGATCTCCTTCACGCCGAATCGATCGAAAAGGCGATTAAATACCTGGCCAAGAAAGACGTCGGAATCATACTCCTTGACCTGATGCTCCCCGATTCCAGCGGCCTCGACACATTCTTGAAGATCAAGGGTGAGGCCGCGGAAATCCCGATCGTGATAATAACGTCCCTGGACGATGAAAAATTGGCGCTGGAGGCGCTCAATAAGGGTGCGGACGAGTACCTGTTCAAGATCGATGTAAGGCCGGACAATCTCATTCGCTCGCTCAGGTATGTCATGGAGAGGAGGAAGGCCGGAGAGGAGATCAGGAATTCCGAGGAGAAGCTTCGCACGCTCTTTATGGGGTTTCCCCTTCCTTCATATACATGGCGTCTCTCCGATGGGGATTTCATACTGGTGGACTACAACAGGGCCGCGCGGGAGATTACCGGGGGAAAGATCGATGAGATGTTGAATATAAGAGCGGAGGAGCTCCATTCCGACAAGCCGGAGATCGTCCGGGAGATCGCCCGCTGCCTGAAAAAGAATATCGTAATAAAAAAGGATTACGAGTACAGCTACAGGAGTTTGAAGAAAACGAGATTCCTGACGGTCACTATGATGCCGGCCTCCCCCGAATCCGTCTTCGTATTCACGGAGGATATTACCGACAGGAAAAAGGCCGAGGAAGAGCTCAAGAAGTCGAGGGATAACCTCGAGGTCGATATCAAGAAACGGATGAAGGAGCTTTCGGAGATAAACGAAAAACTGGAATTGGAGATAGAGGAGCGGAAGAAAGTGGAGGAGGCCCTGCGCAAGAGCGAAGAGCAGTTCAAGAGGATGATAGAGCAGTCGCCTTTCAGCATCCAGGTTATGAATACCGAAGGCAAGATCGTAAATGTCAATCGTTCCTGGGAGAAGCTTTGGGAAGGTTCTCTGGACGATCTAAAAGACTACAACATTCTCGAGGACGAGCAGCTCGAGAGACTCGGGGTTATGTCTTATGTCGAAAGGGCGTTTTCAGGGGAAGAGACGGTCATTCCTCCGGTGGAGTATGTTACGACCGAATCCCCCAAGATCGTTAAACGCTGGGTGGAGGGATATTTCTATCCGGTCAGGGACTCCGAAGGAGAGATTAACAGTATCATCCTGATCTCCAGGGACATTACGGAACAAAAGGAAACAGAGAGGACGATGAGGATCAGCGACTGGGCGATGAAGTCCTCCATCAGCGCCATAGTGCTCTTTGATCTAAACGGGATCGTCACCTATGTCAATCCCTCGTTCCTGAATATGTGGGGGTACGACGACATCTCCGAGGTCATTGGGTTGTCCTGGGAGGAGATCTGGTACGACGAGGGGAGGATCAGGGAAAGTATAGATTCCCAGGATGGGATGGAGAGCTGGGTCGGGGAGGTGCTCGCAAGGAAGAAGGACGGCTCCCTGTTCAACGTCCAGCTCTCGGCGAGCCTCGTTATCGACGAGGAGGAAAAGCCGATCTCCATAATGGGCTCCCTGGTCGATATTACCAACCGAAAGAAGCTGGAGGAGGAGCTATGGACGCTCTCCATCACCGACAGCCTTACGGGACTCTATAACCAGCGCTATTTCTACAGAAAGATCGAGGAGGAGGCGGCAAAGGCCAGGAGGATGTCCTACCCCATATGTCTGATGATATTCGACCTTGATAACTTTAAACAATATAACGATAGATACGGGCATCAGAAGGGCGACGATGTCTTGAGGGAGATCGGGGAGATCACAAAGAAATCCGTGAGGAGGGAGAGCGACGCGGCGTTCAGGTACGGCGGAGACGAATTTGCCGTGATCCTCCCGAACGCAAAAAAGGAGGACGCCTTGGAGGTGGCAAAGCGTATCGAGAGGGAGGTATCCAAGACATTTAAAGATATAGGAATAAGCTTCGGGATCGAAATCCTTACGGAAGATATTGCCATCGAGGAATTTATCAGGGCCGCGGACGTTGCCATGTACAGGGAGAAGGGATATAAGACCAACGATAAAAAGAAGGTTTGA